The nucleotide window ACATCGCCGTCGCCCTCCATGTCCGGATCGGTCCAGTGGAACCACAGCGCCAGATCGGTCGCCTTGTCGCCGTCGAAGTCGCCGGTCAGGAAGCGGGCCGGAACCGAGTCCGGCCAACGGCCGCCGGTCAGGTTCTGGCGGCGGGCGGGTGCGCCGCCGCGCTCGACGGGGCCGTACCACACCGTGCCCTCCGGGCCTGTGGCCCCGCCCGGGACGAACAGGTCGGCGTTGCCGTCCCCGTCGAAGTCCCCGGTGGCCGCGGGGCTTCTCGGCGCCCCGGTGAGCGGCTGCGGGTCGCCCACGCCGCGCGGCCCGCCCCACAGTACGGCCGGGTCGCGGTCCTGGGGGGCCTGGACCAGATCGGTGTAGCCGTCGTGGTCCAGATCGGCGCGGAACAGCTGTATCTGCTCGGGCCCCCTCTTCGAGGTCGGCAGCGGGACTACGGTGCGCAGGCGCGGATCCAGTCCGTCCGCCGAGCCGTACACCACCACCAGGCTCGGGCCCGCCACCACCGCGGCGAAGTCGTCGTAACCGTCGCCGTTGAGATCCCCGGGCCGTGGGTGCTCCGAAGGCTTGCCGGCCGGTGGCCGCTCACCCCGGGAGCGGGCCGTGTGCCGCCGCCCGTCGTCGCTGTCGTCGCTGTCGCCGTCGGCCGCACGCTCCGCAGGGCCGCACCCGGCCGCCAGCAGCGCGGCTGCCAGCATGACGGCGGCGAATCCGCGCGGGCGTCCGGCGCGCGGGCGTCCGGCGAGCGGGCGTGCGGCGACGCGAACCGCCAGGGGCGCCGGAGGCCTGTGCCCGCGCCCCGCGCCCGGACGCGGGTCGGCTCTCGGGACTGCCGCCGGCGGCGACAGCCCCGCCCTCCGTGCCACCCGCACCAGCCACTCCATGGGACCTCGCACATCCACGACGCCGAAACACACACTGGACCGCCGACAGGCCGAAAAGGTTGCCGCCCACGACGGCAGGTGGCCCGCGCCCCAGGCGAGCCAACCCCGCGCGGACCGCACGCCCGCGACTACGGCCGCCACCCGGCCCGTCCGGAGAGCCGACGGCCGGGTACATGTAACCCATAACCGGTAACCGGTATTACCGGTTACCGTCGGATCGGCTCCTCAGACCGGTGGGGCGGTGAGAAGCTCCAGCAGCCAGCGGGCACTCGCCTCCTCGACGGCGCCGGACCCCGCGCTGGAGAAGACGCGCCCCCAGGAAGCCGCCCGCCCGAGCGCGGCCAGCCGCCACGCCAGGCTCACCGCCCGCCGCAGCTCCGTCGACGTCGTCCGCCCGGCGTCCGTCCACGGCTCCAGATACGCGTCCCGCAGCCGCCCCATCACCTCCGCCCCGTACCGCTCCCCGGCCTTCGCCACCGGGATCCGCAGGCTGCAGAACGGGTGGGTGACGGACGCGTCGCCCCAGTCGAAGAAGGTGAAGCGGGCCGGTGCCGGGTGGAAGAACTGGCCGTCGTGGAGGTCAGCGTGGTCGAGGGAGTCGGCGACGCTCAGGGCCACGAGTTCCGCACACCAGTCCACGAGGCGGGGCCGGAGTGCCGCGAGGCTCCCGCGCTGGTCGGGCCGCAGCACGGTGTTCTCGGCCACCAGCCTGTCGAAGACCTCGGGCAGCGCGGCCGTACGCGCGCTGGGTACGCCCACCCGCTCGATGTCCCCGGCGTACGGCACCAGGGCCCGCTGCATCGCCGCGTACCGGCGCAGGACGTCCTCCCACACCTCGGGGCCGGCCCCGTCCCGTTCCAGTACGTGCCGGAACAGCTCGCCCCCGTCGGGCAGCAGGGACCAGCCGCGCTCGGCGTCGACGGCGAGCGGCTCCAGCACATGCTCCGGCACCCACCGGGCCAACGCCTCCGTCAGCGCGCCCTCCCACACACTGGCCGGCGGATTCGCCTTGAACCAGACCGGGGCACGCCCCTCCACGGGGACGCGGATCAGGACGGACCACGGCCGCAGCCGTACCTCCCGGCGGCCGTTCTCCCGCAGTCCGTGCGCGGCGAGCCCGTCCGCCACCCAGTCGAGGGCCGCCGCCCGCCACGCCTCCTGCTCCCACGGCGTCACCGCGTCCTCGTACTGACCCCGGTCCACACTCGTCGATGTCTCGTCCCGCATCGCGCCATCCCAGCACCGGCGGCGGACAGCGGGCCACCCTATTTTCCGCGTCGCGCCCGCCCGCTCAGTGAACGGAGAACCCGCCGTCGACGAACACGGCCTGCCCGGTGACGTACGCCGACGCCCGGCTCGCCAGGAACACCGCCGCGCCCGCGAAGTCCTCGGCCAAGCCGTTGCGCCCGACCATCGTCCGCGCGGCCAGCGCCGCCACCATCTCCGGGTCGGACGACAACCGCGCGTTGAGCGGGCTCGGGACGAAACCCGGCACGAGCGTGTTGCAGGTGACGCCGTACGGCGACCACGCCTCCGCCTGCGAACGGGCCAGCGACTCCACCGCCCCCTTGGAGACCCCGTACGCCCCGCTCCGCACGAACGCCCGGTGTGCCTGCTGCGAGGTGATGTGGATGATCCGCCCGAAGCCCCGCTCGGCCATACCCGGCCCGAACCGCTCGCCCAGCAGATACGGCGCCTCCAGGTTCACCGCCATGGTCGAGTCCCACACCTCCTCGCTCAACTCGCCCATCGGGGGCCGCAGATTGATCCCGGCGGAGTTGACGAGGATGTCGGGCTCGCCGTGCGCCTTGACCGCCCGCTCGGCCGCCGTACGCACGCCCTCCCGGCTGCCCAGATCACCGCTCACCCACGCCGCCCGGCATCCCTCGGCCGTCAACTCCTCGACCGTGGCGACCAGTTGAGCTTCCTTGCGGGCCACGATCACGACGCTCGCCCCGGCCCGCGCGAGGG belongs to Streptomyces graminofaciens and includes:
- a CDS encoding FG-GAP repeat domain-containing protein; the encoded protein is MLAAALLAAGCGPAERAADGDSDDSDDGRRHTARSRGERPPAGKPSEHPRPGDLNGDGYDDFAAVVAGPSLVVVYGSADGLDPRLRTVVPLPTSKRGPEQIQLFRADLDHDGYTDLVQAPQDRDPAVLWGGPRGVGDPQPLTGAPRSPAATGDFDGDGNADLFVPGGATGPEGTVWYGPVERGGAPARRQNLTGGRWPDSVPARFLTGDFDGDKATDLALWFHWTDPDMEGDGDVVVSGLQYLRGGPQGLRLTERREPPDIGLEGQPGDVDGDGIDDLFTAGFSAPRKQLAVGYRLSTRSGPESGKQDGVLTGSPPGLTDATQYGGMGGTALGDVTGDGRADLVTSATGANDNNGVVWLVPDLLAADAEAVQAVNLDSPGVPGSDTPATGRGPTRNRITVVGPLLDTDGDKHVDVVFGAPGFLDAKKQDLDAFWVLRGTDGGMKYHRHFTTEDLG
- a CDS encoding phosphotransferase, which encodes MRDETSTSVDRGQYEDAVTPWEQEAWRAAALDWVADGLAAHGLRENGRREVRLRPWSVLIRVPVEGRAPVWFKANPPASVWEGALTEALARWVPEHVLEPLAVDAERGWSLLPDGGELFRHVLERDGAGPEVWEDVLRRYAAMQRALVPYAGDIERVGVPSARTAALPEVFDRLVAENTVLRPDQRGSLAALRPRLVDWCAELVALSVADSLDHADLHDGQFFHPAPARFTFFDWGDASVTHPFCSLRIPVAKAGERYGAEVMGRLRDAYLEPWTDAGRTTSTELRRAVSLAWRLAALGRAASWGRVFSSAGSGAVEEASARWLLELLTAPPV
- a CDS encoding SDR family NAD(P)-dependent oxidoreductase, with amino-acid sequence MSSQTYLSSLFSLDGRVAVVTGGSSGIGRAIAGALARAGASVVIVARKEAQLVATVEELTAEGCRAAWVSGDLGSREGVRTAAERAVKAHGEPDILVNSAGINLRPPMGELSEEVWDSTMAVNLEAPYLLGERFGPGMAERGFGRIIHITSQQAHRAFVRSGAYGVSKGAVESLARSQAEAWSPYGVTCNTLVPGFVPSPLNARLSSDPEMVAALAARTMVGRNGLAEDFAGAAVFLASRASAYVTGQAVFVDGGFSVH